The following coding sequences are from one Tolumonas lignilytica window:
- the viaA gene encoding ATPase RavA stimulator ViaA: MVDLETLSQLLAINETQMVQDLVSTVMSSPQISQFMHEHPLFFKNIQEHVQQWSQAMPAQMKSIPVPDDLQQEYILFLETQGLSPEQFSKQSTRLLVQLQHSDFHTDAQNLLLSLGQSNLLNRKQLFIQKWREHLVSRVLSLEIDFAEQERERMLQELELRMQIAGELDETLAPQHPGKLWDLTATHMLQGNSALFRHYASFLVNNPELKKIADALGRAATQDSSAEEQITQVETPEWKYVQQEQVPDDLVGVHQSNELNRLISSETVLLTEPELETVFYKQLAERRLLNYQFMGQSKSLETTLSERRVFGETEDTKGPFIVCIDTSGSMSGYPEDCAKGFCFALLQIALSEQRHCVILLFSTDVVTYELTGPDGLQEALNFLSCSFKGGTDLEPCMHQVMNYMQQAQFRNADAVVLSDFIAQRLSPETEQQAYRIKQNGNRFNAVSLSRHGKPALMKIFDNVWKFDTSLSGRMLRKVR, translated from the coding sequence ATGGTTGATTTAGAAACACTGTCACAGTTGCTGGCGATTAATGAAACACAGATGGTGCAGGATCTGGTGTCTACAGTGATGTCGTCACCGCAGATCTCGCAATTTATGCATGAGCATCCGCTGTTTTTCAAAAACATTCAGGAACATGTACAGCAATGGAGCCAGGCCATGCCGGCCCAGATGAAAAGTATTCCGGTTCCGGATGATTTACAGCAGGAATATATTCTCTTTCTTGAAACGCAGGGCTTAAGCCCGGAGCAGTTTTCAAAACAGAGCACTCGTCTGCTGGTGCAGCTACAACACAGCGACTTTCATACTGATGCGCAAAACCTGCTGCTGAGTCTCGGCCAGTCAAATCTGCTGAACCGAAAACAGCTCTTTATCCAGAAATGGCGCGAACATCTGGTTTCCCGTGTGTTGTCGCTGGAAATTGATTTTGCGGAGCAGGAGCGCGAACGCATGTTGCAGGAACTGGAGTTGCGCATGCAGATTGCCGGTGAACTGGATGAAACCCTCGCCCCGCAGCATCCCGGTAAATTGTGGGATCTCACCGCCACGCACATGTTACAGGGCAACAGTGCGCTGTTTCGCCATTACGCCAGCTTTCTGGTCAATAATCCTGAACTCAAGAAAATCGCGGATGCACTGGGGCGCGCCGCAACACAGGATAGTAGTGCCGAAGAACAGATCACCCAGGTCGAAACACCGGAATGGAAATATGTACAGCAGGAACAAGTTCCGGATGATTTAGTCGGTGTGCATCAGAGCAACGAGCTTAATCGCCTGATCAGTTCAGAAACCGTCTTATTAACGGAACCTGAGCTGGAAACGGTGTTCTATAAACAGCTCGCGGAACGACGCCTGCTGAACTATCAGTTTATGGGTCAAAGCAAGAGTCTGGAAACCACCCTCAGTGAACGCCGGGTTTTCGGGGAAACGGAAGATACCAAAGGGCCATTTATTGTCTGTATTGATACCTCCGGTTCGATGAGCGGCTACCCGGAAGATTGCGCCAAAGGCTTCTGCTTTGCGTTGTTACAGATTGCGCTCTCCGAACAACGTCATTGTGTGATCCTGCTCTTTTCCACCGATGTGGTGACCTATGAATTGACCGGACCGGACGGATTACAGGAAGCGCTGAATTTTCTCAGTTGTTCGTTTAAAGGCGGTACCGATCTCGAGCCCTGTATGCATCAGGTGATGAACTATATGCAACAGGCCCAGTTCCGTAATGCCGATGCGGTGGTGCTTTCCGATTTTATAGCCCAACGACTCAGCCCGGAAACGGAGCAACAGGCGTATCGAATCAAACAAAACGGCAATCGCTTCAATGCCGTCAGCCTGTCACGACATGGCAAGCCCGCGCTGATGAAGATTTTTGATAACGTCTGGAAATTTGACACCAGCCTCTCAGGGCGGATGCTGCGAAAAGTGCGCTGA
- a CDS encoding CCE_0567 family metalloprotein produces the protein MTEQLDPQKLLAKKKRIIMEVAGQIHDVVEDTLWTDYSRLPELSQTLQALMADLQAFRKEQGI, from the coding sequence ATGACAGAACAGCTGGATCCACAGAAATTGCTCGCCAAGAAAAAACGAATCATTATGGAAGTAGCCGGACAGATCCATGATGTTGTTGAAGATACGCTATGGACTGACTATTCACGTCTGCCGGAACTAAGCCAGACGCTGCAGGCGTTAATGGCCGATTTACAGGCATTTCGCAAGGAACAAGGTATTTAA
- a CDS encoding peptidase U32 family protein, with product MNHRQKLELLAPAKNLEFGIEAINHGADALYIGGPSFGARAAAGNSIADIETLAAYAHRYDAKVLVALNTILRDHELVEAERLIHQLYEAGADALIVQDLGLLRLDLPPIALHASTQLDNRTPEKVRFLQEVGFSRVVLARELSLEQIRSIAQQTDVELEFFVHGALCVSYSGQCYISHAVTGRSANRGECAQLCRVPCTLENRDGVALARDQHLLSLKDMNQTANLQLLAEAGISSFKIEGRLKDFSYVKNVTAWYRQKLDAIMEGKPQWQRASAGKSRYTFTPKPEKSFNRGSTDYFLHGRQIPITSFQTPKYAGEPVGTISRIADKWLEVQSDDEFHNGDGFSYFNQKNELVGLRANRAEGNRLFPAEAIRGLSVGTHLYRNHDQEFEKLLEKKSAERRLSVVLQLSETADGFLLQITDEQGITAQAELTQSKEAASNPERATSSLKDQLAKLGNTIFEAAAVELKLSQPWFIPVSSLNALRREVVDKLEQARAAAYQRPEANLSRSPLAVFPQSKLTYLGNVYNAEAAAFYQQHGVDEIAPAYEQNQEANEVSLMITKHCLRYSFNQCPKEREPGFKPDHLVLKMGKESFRLKFDCKRCEMHVLGKLKQPRSAK from the coding sequence ATGAATCATCGTCAAAAATTAGAACTGCTGGCTCCGGCCAAAAATCTTGAGTTTGGTATTGAGGCCATTAATCATGGTGCTGACGCCCTGTATATCGGGGGCCCTTCTTTTGGTGCCAGAGCGGCCGCAGGGAATTCGATTGCCGACATTGAAACACTGGCGGCGTATGCTCATCGCTATGATGCCAAAGTGCTGGTGGCCCTGAATACCATTTTGCGTGATCACGAACTGGTTGAAGCAGAACGCTTGATTCATCAGCTTTACGAGGCGGGTGCCGATGCACTGATTGTGCAGGATCTGGGATTGCTGCGGCTGGATCTGCCGCCAATAGCCTTACATGCCAGCACCCAGCTGGATAACCGGACGCCGGAAAAAGTTCGCTTTCTGCAGGAAGTGGGTTTTTCCCGTGTGGTTTTGGCGCGTGAACTCTCGTTGGAACAGATCCGATCGATTGCACAGCAAACCGACGTTGAACTAGAGTTCTTCGTCCACGGTGCATTGTGTGTCAGTTACAGCGGGCAATGTTATATCAGTCATGCCGTTACCGGCCGCAGTGCCAACCGGGGCGAGTGTGCCCAGCTCTGCCGGGTGCCCTGCACGCTGGAAAACAGAGACGGTGTCGCGCTGGCCCGCGATCAGCATCTGCTGTCGCTGAAGGATATGAACCAGACGGCTAACCTGCAACTGCTGGCTGAAGCGGGGATCAGCTCATTCAAGATTGAAGGCCGGCTGAAAGATTTTTCCTACGTGAAGAATGTCACTGCCTGGTATCGGCAGAAACTGGATGCCATCATGGAGGGGAAACCGCAATGGCAACGTGCTTCAGCGGGTAAAAGCCGATACACCTTCACACCGAAACCGGAAAAAAGTTTTAACCGGGGCAGTACCGATTACTTTCTGCATGGTCGCCAGATCCCGATCACTTCGTTTCAGACACCGAAATATGCGGGTGAGCCGGTCGGCACCATCAGCCGGATTGCTGATAAATGGCTGGAGGTGCAGAGTGATGACGAGTTCCATAACGGCGATGGGTTCAGTTATTTCAATCAGAAAAATGAGCTGGTCGGCTTACGGGCTAACCGGGCAGAGGGTAACCGTTTGTTCCCGGCTGAAGCGATCCGGGGCTTGAGTGTCGGCACACACCTGTATCGCAATCACGATCAGGAATTTGAAAAACTGCTGGAAAAAAAATCGGCAGAACGGCGTCTGAGCGTGGTATTGCAACTCAGTGAAACTGCCGATGGCTTTTTACTGCAGATCACCGACGAACAGGGGATCACCGCCCAGGCGGAACTGACGCAGAGCAAAGAGGCGGCCAGTAATCCAGAGCGGGCCACCTCTTCCTTAAAAGATCAACTGGCGAAGCTGGGCAACACCATCTTTGAAGCGGCAGCGGTGGAGCTTAAGCTATCTCAGCCGTGGTTTATCCCGGTCAGCAGTCTCAATGCGTTGCGGCGCGAGGTTGTCGACAAACTGGAACAGGCAAGGGCTGCGGCCTATCAGCGTCCGGAAGCCAATCTGTCCCGTTCGCCACTGGCCGTATTTCCGCAGTCGAAACTCACCTATCTGGGCAATGTCTATAACGCCGAGGCAGCCGCATTTTACCAGCAGCACGGGGTTGACGAGATCGCGCCGGCCTATGAACAGAATCAGGAAGCGAACGAAGTTTCGCTGATGATCACCAAGCATTGCTTACGTTACAGTTTTAATCAGTGCCCGAAAGAGCGGGAACCGGGATTTAAGCCGGATCATCTGGTACTGAAGATGGGGAAAGAGAGCTTTCGCCTGAAATTTGACTGTAAGCGTTGTGAAATGCATGTCTTGGGTAAACTGAAACAGCCGCGTTCAGCAAAATAA
- a CDS encoding diguanylate cyclase translates to MCRRRQFLPIRQVVMPEAFAENTVPDSWWKRIIVAIGLGLVAYLNVMAAPQQPGVIASLWYVNALTIVTLLYHPACCRAILLSGYAIGLSAGYWAHHVSGIPHFTLMLANLAEILVAVYGLQRNQLARDFYCSVQAAIQLGVYGILLPPLLSATIMVAGFSSISSVSWSLIGLPWYINSVISSVSVMPLLLLIRQHHWNSAHRSLFAVTLLLLLTYTAIVLLYFPFPFVYLGFGLALIAIRYGIFGAALAGFLVSFSIALFIRMGWLSWQQYDPHLLMLYVYLPIMVSLIPPLLLAIFVDALHIREQQLLTRESMFRDAMEASAIGIALISTDGQLFKTNPALCRMLDYSETELGDLSWDQVIYPDDLAAEQQSQQQLLTSQKNSYRLEVRYQRKNGQSFWVRQVVSMVRDASGLPHYFVLQVEDIDSRRNSEERERELFNRYLLAAEAGQVGVWEWRPLEQLLNWDERMFDLYAIDRRYIVPSFTIWKSCVHPDDLPTLLKELDSALKETNVLDSEFRVIHKDNSIHYLRTHAMVERDAAGNPWRMVGTNWDITEIRVLMNDLSHERELLRTTLLSIGEAVVMTDPHVRVVFMNPAAEQILQCPNIKAAYKPIDSIMRIVDSEGHALDNPLHLALTQRQLMHLGHDAYLKRRDGSLLAIQDSAAPILRDNHELLGGVLVFSDVTEMRGLQKQLGYQASHDPLTGLVNRSAFEAILQDVVKESVMTAGRSALVFLDLDHFKQVNDTAGHAAGDKLLKQLATLMSEQMRASDLVARLGGDEFGLVLRNCSVAYAEEFMREVIQLICQFEFRWHDRSFHVGASAGLVAVNGSISSASALLALADKACYDAKRSGRGQVKVVHDAS, encoded by the coding sequence ATGTGTCGACGCAGACAGTTTTTACCGATCAGGCAGGTCGTCATGCCAGAAGCGTTTGCCGAAAATACAGTGCCCGACTCATGGTGGAAGCGCATTATCGTTGCCATTGGGTTAGGTTTGGTGGCTTATCTGAATGTCATGGCTGCGCCACAGCAGCCCGGAGTGATTGCATCTCTCTGGTATGTGAATGCCTTGACGATAGTCACCTTGCTTTATCATCCGGCATGTTGTCGAGCCATACTGTTGTCTGGATATGCGATCGGTCTCAGTGCAGGTTATTGGGCTCATCATGTTTCGGGAATTCCACATTTCACGCTGATGCTGGCCAATTTAGCCGAGATCTTGGTGGCTGTTTATGGGTTGCAACGGAATCAATTGGCCCGTGATTTTTATTGTAGTGTTCAGGCCGCTATTCAACTGGGTGTTTATGGCATTCTCTTACCGCCATTACTGAGTGCGACGATTATGGTTGCCGGGTTCAGTTCGATATCGTCGGTATCCTGGTCGTTGATCGGTTTGCCTTGGTATATCAATTCGGTGATTAGCAGTGTCTCTGTGATGCCACTACTGCTCCTGATCAGGCAACATCACTGGAATTCCGCGCATCGGAGTTTATTTGCCGTCACACTGCTCCTTTTGCTGACTTACACTGCCATTGTGTTGTTGTACTTCCCATTTCCGTTTGTCTATCTGGGATTCGGTTTGGCATTGATTGCGATTCGATACGGGATCTTTGGTGCCGCATTGGCCGGATTTCTGGTTTCTTTCTCTATTGCACTGTTTATCCGCATGGGGTGGCTGAGCTGGCAGCAATATGATCCGCACCTGCTGATGCTGTATGTCTATTTGCCCATTATGGTGTCGCTGATCCCGCCCCTATTACTGGCGATTTTTGTTGATGCCTTGCATATCCGTGAGCAACAACTGTTGACGCGTGAATCTATGTTTCGCGATGCCATGGAGGCCTCTGCCATCGGCATCGCACTTATCTCGACGGATGGCCAGTTATTCAAGACGAACCCCGCGTTGTGCCGCATGCTGGATTACAGCGAGACAGAATTGGGGGATTTATCATGGGATCAGGTTATTTATCCCGACGATCTGGCCGCAGAACAACAGAGTCAGCAACAATTATTAACCAGTCAGAAAAACTCGTATCGGTTGGAAGTTCGTTATCAACGGAAAAATGGACAAAGTTTCTGGGTACGCCAAGTGGTCTCCATGGTGCGGGATGCATCTGGGTTGCCACATTATTTTGTATTACAGGTCGAAGACATTGATAGCCGGCGTAACAGTGAAGAGCGCGAACGTGAGTTGTTCAACCGTTATTTACTGGCCGCCGAAGCCGGGCAGGTGGGGGTTTGGGAATGGCGACCGCTGGAGCAGTTGCTAAATTGGGACGAACGAATGTTCGATCTGTATGCCATCGACCGACGCTATATTGTGCCTTCTTTTACGATCTGGAAAAGCTGCGTGCACCCCGACGATTTACCGACGTTGCTGAAAGAGCTGGATAGTGCACTGAAAGAGACCAATGTGTTGGACAGCGAATTCAGAGTCATACATAAAGACAACAGCATTCATTATTTGCGGACTCATGCAATGGTAGAACGTGATGCGGCGGGAAATCCCTGGCGAATGGTGGGGACTAACTGGGATATCACGGAAATTCGGGTATTGATGAATGATTTATCCCACGAACGGGAATTGTTGCGTACCACGCTGCTATCGATCGGGGAAGCCGTTGTCATGACGGATCCGCATGTCCGGGTTGTGTTTATGAATCCGGCGGCAGAGCAGATCCTGCAATGCCCTAATATCAAAGCGGCGTATAAACCCATCGACAGTATCATGCGGATCGTCGACAGCGAAGGACATGCCTTGGATAACCCACTGCACCTCGCCTTAACGCAACGCCAGCTTATGCATCTCGGTCACGATGCGTATTTAAAGCGTCGGGATGGTTCACTGTTGGCGATACAGGATTCCGCTGCACCAATATTACGGGATAACCATGAATTGTTAGGTGGCGTACTGGTCTTTTCTGATGTGACCGAAATGCGCGGCCTGCAAAAGCAACTGGGTTATCAGGCCAGCCATGATCCGTTGACCGGGTTGGTAAACCGTTCCGCGTTTGAAGCGATTTTGCAGGATGTCGTGAAAGAATCGGTCATGACGGCAGGGCGAAGTGCGCTGGTCTTCCTCGATCTGGATCATTTCAAACAGGTTAACGATACCGCGGGTCATGCAGCTGGGGATAAGTTATTGAAACAACTGGCCACCCTGATGAGCGAACAAATGCGTGCCTCTGATTTGGTCGCCCGGTTAGGCGGCGATGAATTCGGGTTGGTTCTGCGAAACTGTTCTGTCGCCTATGCTGAGGAATTCATGCGGGAAGTCATTCAGTTAATTTGTCAGTTCGAGTTTCGCTGGCATGACCGAAGTTTTCATGTCGGGGCTAGTGCTGGGCTGGTGGCTGTTAATGGATCTATCTCTTCTGCCAGTGCCCTGCTGGCGTTGGCGGATAAAGCCTGTTATGACGCGAAACGATCTGGTCGGGGACAGGTCAAGGTCGTCCATGATGCTTCTTGA
- a CDS encoding ATPase RavA domain-containing protein has product MQNNKQLQERIGRLIDALSQGLFERKDVIRLCLLAALSGESVFMLGPPGIAKSLIARRLIHAFRDNHAFEYLMTRFSTPEEVFGPLSIQALKDDGRYLRLTEGYLPDAEVVFLDEIWKAGPAILNTLLTVINEHRFRNGEREVSVPMRLLVTASNELPQKDSGLEALYDRMLMRIWMDRIQDKQNFRAMLVSRQDPMHDPVQPALKIGDDEYNEWQQALTQVALPDAIFEQLYALREQIYQLSQQNSEQQDSMYVSDRRWKKALRLLQSSAFFNGRQKINSLDLLLLKDCLWHDLYARQQIETMLHDFACKSAFGQEQLHISLKRLLAELQQYQREQTKILGCRLSPTKNLLRPQSKSWELDFKTAELSPVAEHYRLIFLQTAYLDPKHPEREIHYATLRRKELMLWLHKQEPVPVRLHEDQSMVTLRFDADVQGTDGQAVLIARDSANRPIALTISGKKGLPEWQTKTWHDQLDTIQKEWRRLRDDVKKQYLLFTAECPHLFLAQDSLTAIEDSFMRLDSEIQNLQYQVEMNQQSLASLIQLAGH; this is encoded by the coding sequence ATGCAGAATAACAAACAGCTTCAAGAACGCATCGGGCGGTTGATTGATGCCCTGTCTCAAGGCTTATTTGAACGAAAAGACGTGATCCGGCTTTGTTTGCTGGCTGCGTTATCGGGTGAAAGTGTCTTCATGCTGGGCCCGCCGGGGATAGCCAAGAGTCTGATTGCCCGTCGTCTCATTCACGCATTCCGCGACAATCATGCCTTTGAATATCTGATGACCCGCTTCTCCACCCCGGAGGAGGTCTTTGGCCCGTTATCGATTCAGGCACTCAAAGATGACGGCCGCTATTTACGCCTGACAGAAGGTTATTTGCCGGATGCCGAAGTGGTCTTTCTGGATGAGATCTGGAAGGCGGGCCCTGCAATATTGAATACCCTGCTGACGGTCATTAATGAACACCGTTTTCGTAACGGCGAACGCGAAGTCTCGGTTCCGATGCGATTGCTGGTGACTGCCTCGAATGAATTACCGCAGAAAGACAGCGGGCTGGAAGCCTTGTATGACCGTATGCTCATGCGGATCTGGATGGACCGGATACAAGACAAGCAAAATTTCCGGGCCATGCTGGTCAGCCGACAGGATCCGATGCATGATCCCGTACAACCCGCGCTGAAGATCGGTGATGACGAATATAACGAATGGCAACAGGCCTTAACGCAAGTTGCTTTGCCGGATGCCATTTTTGAGCAGCTATATGCGTTACGCGAGCAAATCTACCAACTCAGCCAGCAAAACAGCGAACAGCAAGATTCGATGTATGTCTCGGATCGCCGCTGGAAAAAAGCCTTGCGCCTATTACAATCCAGCGCCTTTTTTAACGGTCGGCAGAAGATCAACAGTCTGGATCTGCTGTTGCTGAAAGACTGTTTATGGCATGACCTTTATGCCCGGCAGCAAATTGAAACCATGTTGCATGACTTTGCCTGCAAATCAGCCTTTGGTCAGGAGCAGCTGCACATCTCGTTGAAACGCCTGCTGGCAGAATTACAGCAATATCAACGGGAACAGACCAAGATCCTCGGTTGTCGCCTTTCCCCGACCAAAAACCTGCTGCGCCCACAAAGTAAAAGCTGGGAACTGGATTTTAAAACCGCAGAGCTGAGCCCGGTAGCGGAACATTACCGGCTGATTTTTTTACAGACCGCCTATCTGGATCCTAAACATCCGGAACGAGAGATCCATTACGCTACATTACGACGTAAAGAGTTAATGCTCTGGTTGCATAAACAAGAGCCTGTTCCGGTTCGTTTGCATGAAGATCAAAGTATGGTTACATTGCGTTTTGACGCTGATGTACAAGGTACGGATGGTCAGGCCGTCCTGATCGCCAGAGACAGTGCTAACCGCCCGATAGCATTAACCATATCAGGTAAGAAAGGCTTACCGGAATGGCAAACCAAAACCTGGCATGACCAACTGGATACCATTCAAAAAGAGTGGCGTCGATTGCGCGATGACGTAAAAAAACAATATCTGTTATTTACTGCTGAGTGTCCGCATCTGTTTCTGGCACAAGACTCACTGACCGCCATTGAAGACAGTTTCATGCGCTTAGACAGTGAGATACAAAACCTGCAATACCAAGTGGAAATGAACCAGCAAAGTCTCGCGTCATTGATCCAATTAGCCGGACACTAG
- the pyrI gene encoding aspartate carbamoyltransferase regulatory subunit, producing MPEKKQLQVEAICNGSVIDHIPAGQGIKILKLFHLLDTRQRITVGLNLPSAALGAKDLIKVENTQLTADQANQLALFAPQATVNIIEDFKVVTKHQLQLPEVIVGVFACPNSNCISHREPVRSRFGVRSAQGEIRLKCHYCEKSFTKEIVSDAF from the coding sequence ATGCCAGAGAAAAAACAGCTACAAGTTGAAGCGATCTGTAACGGTTCGGTGATCGACCATATTCCTGCCGGTCAGGGGATCAAAATCCTGAAATTGTTTCATCTGTTGGATACCCGTCAGCGGATCACCGTTGGTTTGAATTTACCCTCTGCCGCGCTGGGTGCCAAAGATCTGATCAAAGTGGAAAATACCCAACTGACGGCCGACCAGGCCAACCAACTGGCGTTATTTGCGCCACAGGCCACCGTCAACATCATTGAAGACTTTAAAGTGGTCACCAAACATCAGTTACAGTTGCCGGAAGTCATCGTTGGCGTGTTTGCCTGCCCGAACTCTAATTGCATCAGCCATCGGGAACCGGTGCGCAGCCGTTTTGGCGTTCGCTCCGCACAAGGTGAAATTCGTTTGAAATGCCACTACTGTGAAAAATCGTTCACGAAAGAAATCGTGAGTGATGCCTTCTGA
- a CDS encoding YaiI/YqxD family protein yields MTIWVDADACPNAVKTILFRAAERTATSLILVANQSISVPPSRYIKTLRVESGFDVADNEIVKRVDAGDLVITSDIPLAADVIAKGAFALSSRGEEYTRDNIRGRLNIRDFMDTMRASGIQSGGPAAFSETEKRAFANALDRYLARTRTQSA; encoded by the coding sequence ATGACCATCTGGGTGGATGCGGACGCTTGTCCGAATGCAGTAAAAACTATTCTGTTTCGTGCCGCAGAGAGAACGGCCACATCATTGATTCTGGTCGCAAACCAGTCGATCAGCGTGCCGCCCAGCCGTTATATCAAGACACTGCGGGTCGAATCCGGGTTTGACGTCGCGGACAATGAGATTGTGAAACGCGTGGATGCAGGGGATTTAGTGATCACCAGTGACATTCCGCTGGCCGCCGATGTCATTGCAAAAGGCGCGTTTGCCCTCTCTTCCCGTGGCGAGGAGTACACGCGGGACAATATCCGTGGCCGCCTGAATATTCGTGATTTTATGGATACCATGCGGGCCAGCGGCATACAAAGTGGTGGCCCTGCCGCATTCAGTGAAACCGAAAAACGCGCTTTTGCCAATGCGTTGGATCGTTATCTGGCCCGAACACGTACGCAGTCAGCCTAA
- the pyrB gene encoding aspartate carbamoyltransferase, protein MANPLYKKHILSIADLTRTDLELVVRTASQLKQTPRHDLLQHKVVASCFFEASTRTRLSFETAVHRLGGSVIGFADAGNTSLAKKGETLADSVRVITSYTDAFVIRHPQEGAARLSAEFSSVPVINAGDGSNQHPTQTLLDLFSIYETQGTLDGLKLAFVGDLKYGRTVHSLAQALSLFGARFYFIAPEALAMPDYICEELTEKGIEFSFHDSLEEVMPELDILYMTRVQKERFEESEYRHIAAKFVLSAEQLETAKPNMKILHPLPRVDEIHTDVDATPHAYYFQQAGNGVYARQALLALVLNETV, encoded by the coding sequence ATGGCCAACCCCCTGTATAAAAAACATATTCTGTCGATCGCTGATCTGACCCGCACCGATCTGGAACTGGTTGTTCGTACGGCAAGCCAGCTAAAACAAACACCACGACATGACTTGTTACAGCATAAAGTGGTCGCCAGCTGCTTTTTTGAGGCATCAACCCGAACCCGTCTGTCATTTGAAACAGCCGTGCATCGTTTAGGCGGTTCCGTGATCGGTTTTGCCGATGCCGGAAATACCTCTTTGGCCAAAAAAGGGGAAACGCTGGCCGACTCGGTACGTGTCATCACCTCCTACACCGATGCCTTCGTGATCCGTCATCCACAGGAAGGCGCGGCCCGTTTGTCGGCGGAATTCTCCTCTGTACCCGTGATCAACGCTGGCGATGGTTCAAATCAGCATCCAACCCAAACCTTGCTGGATCTGTTCAGTATTTATGAAACTCAGGGCACCTTGGACGGTCTGAAACTGGCCTTCGTCGGTGATTTGAAATATGGCCGTACGGTGCATTCACTGGCACAGGCATTAAGTCTGTTCGGTGCCCGCTTCTATTTCATTGCACCGGAAGCATTGGCAATGCCCGACTATATCTGTGAGGAATTAACGGAAAAAGGCATTGAATTCAGCTTCCACGATTCACTGGAAGAGGTGATGCCGGAACTGGATATTCTCTATATGACACGGGTGCAGAAAGAGCGTTTTGAAGAATCCGAATATCGTCATATTGCGGCCAAATTTGTGTTATCGGCCGAGCAACTGGAAACCGCAAAACCGAATATGAAAATTCTGCATCCGCTGCCACGAGTGGATGAAATCCATACCGATGTGGATGCCACACCTCATGCCTATTACTTTCAGCAAGCCGGCAACGGCGTGTACGCACGTCAGGCACTGCTGGCTTTAGTTTTGAACGAAACCGTATAA
- a CDS encoding multidrug effflux MFS transporter has product MPPFVLIILLAGFPALATDMYLPALPMLQHLWQLSLAQANFSLVIFFITFSLFLLVYGPLADRFGRRPVLLVGIVIFIVGSLFCAMAQSITQLVIARFLQGCGAAAASSLSLTLSKDLYTGQQQKKVMAYIGVIVPLVPMLAPMLGSWVIAHLSWRIIFITHAVLAVVSLFGAWFFKEPNIHRTKGGVCAVLRRYLVLFQNKPYRSLTLVFSITPLFFYSFLAASSSIYMLDFHLSAQQFGLLFGFNAIGLMSGSFCCTKLGSRFSSMQILNWSLAGIFLAGMVMLLWHPTSASFAGAMFAVSFCMGISRPLCNHMVLEQVHHDVGAASSLLTFSSFILGAIGMQVVSLVPDAKIVLIAIMAVIGSAIPWLTLRRMAKSH; this is encoded by the coding sequence ATGCCACCGTTTGTCCTCATCATTCTCCTAGCTGGTTTTCCGGCATTGGCAACCGATATGTATCTGCCGGCGTTGCCGATGCTGCAACATCTGTGGCAACTCTCGCTGGCGCAGGCTAATTTTTCCCTGGTCATTTTCTTTATCACCTTCAGCCTGTTTTTATTGGTGTATGGGCCATTGGCGGATCGCTTTGGTCGCCGCCCGGTCTTGTTGGTCGGCATTGTGATCTTCATTGTGGGCAGCCTGTTTTGTGCCATGGCGCAATCCATCACCCAACTGGTCATCGCCCGTTTTCTGCAGGGTTGCGGCGCTGCGGCAGCCTCTTCACTGTCACTGACCCTGTCGAAAGATCTCTACACCGGCCAGCAGCAGAAAAAAGTCATGGCCTACATTGGTGTGATTGTGCCACTGGTTCCGATGCTGGCCCCGATGCTGGGAAGCTGGGTCATCGCGCATCTCTCATGGCGGATCATCTTTATCACCCACGCCGTGCTGGCCGTCGTATCGCTGTTTGGCGCTTGGTTTTTCAAAGAGCCAAACATCCATCGTACGAAAGGCGGGGTGTGTGCCGTATTACGCCGTTATCTGGTATTGTTTCAAAATAAACCCTACCGTTCACTGACCTTAGTCTTTTCGATCACTCCGCTGTTTTTTTATTCGTTTCTGGCGGCATCCAGCAGTATCTACATGCTTGATTTTCATTTGTCAGCGCAACAATTCGGGCTGTTATTTGGCTTCAATGCGATCGGTTTGATGAGCGGCTCATTTTGTTGTACCAAATTGGGTAGCCGTTTTTCTTCCATGCAGATCCTGAACTGGTCATTGGCCGGTATCTTTCTCGCTGGCATGGTGATGCTGTTGTGGCATCCGACCAGCGCCAGTTTTGCCGGCGCCATGTTTGCGGTTTCGTTCTGTATGGGGATCAGTCGCCCATTGTGTAACCACATGGTCTTGGAACAAGTCCATCATGATGTGGGGGCGGCTTCATCCCTCCTGACGTTTTCCTCTTTTATTCTCGGCGCCATCGGGATGCAGGTTGTCTCGCTCGTGCCGGATGCCAAGATCGTGCTGATTGCCATCATGGCGGTGATCGGCAGTGCGATTCCCTGGCTGACGTTGCGCCGCATGGCGAAGTCACACTAA